One Nerophis lumbriciformis linkage group LG19, RoL_Nlum_v2.1, whole genome shotgun sequence DNA segment encodes these proteins:
- the tctn1 gene encoding tectonic-1: protein MAGCVAILWLLLFIFFTAVASNENTTAYNFNLTTVFSENETFYNLTSNVTETTTVPDAQVGESVTSVGGSDPLAVSGRLPTPVTDVGSVCSCDEHENLCDINCCCDTECHKDVALFTACSLPTISGNKHLCSHDSASYSLQYTVDGYSQLRSSVHKDTYYQTFCIQSQNRVDGFSFLAPVLPVDTNFDLLFKQFKRFVFSSQDDSAQISTAVTDNFYQYGDVIVSAKEDGQRGIFWLPASSITVDCVDHSPAAFLVDMRSRCSRRVDLEKDCISLPALKADTYTKISLFAHKNEGAKFGWTTGFKIPVVPVETSSVVLQSLAGTQNEINLNEEEDINPHLIDQNVCANVVLKVAYMVTYSAAGQVVKAAVQLLLAHLHATSLSLEQEFTLTFLQEKNENMAYQNSGNPGYLKGQPLLSGRATSEGIVRNLGDTLSIPQSSSHHNCLSSPQQRSPVLFGVESTSGCTLRLEDATNCSLVSQIILDVLQGQNYPQFVAAFGNSPLENALDWVPIQHTYHLKDSQVCSIPLSLDLQIEWTKYGLLLNPQAQIVSVKQVIQTKSSSLVLMNRGNSVVLIRSSVSFFEVSASALPGYRATPTINAQLPIDFFFPFV from the exons atggcgggttgTGTTGCTATCTTGTGGCTTCTACTATTTATATTCTTTACTGCTGTTGCCTCAAATGAAAACACGACTGCTTACAACTTCAATCTCACGACAGTTTTCTCCGAGAATGAGACTTTTTATAATTTGACCTCAAACGTCACGGAAACCACCACCGTTCCTGACGCCCAGGTTGGAGAGTCGGTAACTAGTGTTGGTGGTTCGGATCCTCTGGCTGTCTCCGGGCGTCTACCAACCCCCGTCACGGATG TTGGCAGTGTGTGTTCCTGTGATGAACACGAGAATCTATGTGACATCAACTGTTGCTGTGACACAGAGTGTCATAAAGACGTGGCCTTGTTCACCGCCTGCTCACTTCCGACAATCAG tGGCAACAAGCATTTGTGCAGCCATGATTCAGCATCCTATTCTTTACAGTACACCGTGGACGGATACTCCCAGCTACGGTCGTCTGTCCACAAGGACACCTATTATCAGACTTTCTGCATTCAGTCACAGAATC GAGTTGATGGATTTTCTTTTCTGGCTCCGGTTCTTCCAGTGGACACAAACTTTGACTTGCTCTTCAAACAATTTAAACGTTTTGTTTTTAGCTCACAGGACGATAGCGCTCAGATCTCCACTGCTGTGACAGACAACTTTTATCAG TATGGAGATGTAATTGTGAGTGCTAAAGAAGATGGACAAAGAGGAATATTTTGGCTGCCAGCTTCCAGTATTACTGTTGATTGTGTTGACCACAGCCCTGCAG CATTTCTAGTGGACATGAGAAGTCGCTGTTCTCGGCGGGTGGACCTGGAGAAAGACTGCATCTCTCTACCAGCCCTTAAAGCAGACACATATACTAAGATCAGTCTTTTTGCT CACAAGAATGAGGGTGCCAAA TTTGGATGGACAACTGGATTCAAAATACCG GTTGTACCTGTGGAGACCTCTTCAGTTGTTTTGCAATCTTTAGCTGGCACTCAAAATGAAATCAACCTCAATGAAGAGGAAGACATTAATCCACATCTGATTGATCAGAACGTGTGTGCTAATGTTGTCCTGAAG GTTGCATACATGGTGACGTACAGTGCTGCAGGTCAAGTAGTGAAAGCTGCTGTGCAACTGCTCCTAGCACACCTTCATGCAACATCACTGTCTCTGGAGCAGGAGTTTACTCTCACATTTCTTCAG GAGAAAAATGAGAACATGGCCTACCAGAACAGTGGGAATCCAGGTTATTTGAAGGGACAGCCTCTTCTGTCTGGTCGAGCGACTTCTGA AGGAAttgtgagaaaccttggagacacGCTGTCCATTCCCCAGAGCTCATCACACCACAACTGTTTGAGCAGTCCACAGCAGCGCTCTCCTGTCCTGTTTGGTGTGGAATCAACATCTGGCTGCACATTAAG ACTGGAGGATGCAACCAACTGCTCTCTTGTTTCCCAAATCATTCTTGATGTTCTGCAAGGACAAAACTATCCCCAGTTTGTTGCCGCATTTGGAAACTCTCCATTAGAAAATGCACTTGACTGGGTGCCCATCCAGCACACCTACCATCTCAAG GATTCCCAGGTTTGCAGTATCCCCTTGTCACTTGATTTACAGATTGAATGGACTAAATATGGACTCTTGTTGAATCCACAAGCTCAGATTGTGAGCGTCAAACAAGTTATCCAAACCAAGAGCAGCAGTTTG GTTCTGATGAACAGAGGCAACAGTGTGGTGTTAATCAGGAGCTCGGTGAGCTTCTTTGAAGTTTCTGCTTCTGCTCTACCTGGTTACAGAGCCACGCCCACTATCAACGCCCAGCTGCCTATAGACTTCTTTTTTCCATTTGTTTGA